In Acinetobacter wanghuae, the sequence GTGTTTATTGAATTTTTTGTATTCTGGCTTGGCTTCATACGCTTTCCACGCTTCTTTCATTTTATCGTCAGAAATACCGTCCAAATTCATCGATTCGCTTGCCGTTGGAGTCGCATCAAACTTCAATGTGGTCATATTTGTGCTCCGTTAAA encodes:
- a CDS encoding NF038105 family protein, translating into MTTLKFDATPTASESMNLDGISDDKMKEAWKAYEAKPEYKKFNKHDLIESMQAEQDQPIVE